Proteins encoded within one genomic window of Ascaphus truei isolate aAscTru1 chromosome 8, aAscTru1.hap1, whole genome shotgun sequence:
- the LOC142500998 gene encoding uncharacterized protein LOC142500998, giving the protein MYRRRRTENNGVREPYLRRLRPDVLSEKARCGRRGVAGEVWPAWCGRRGVAGAVWPARCGRRGVAGEVWPARCGRRGVAGAVWPARCGRRGVAGAVWPARVWPAQYGRRGVAGEVWPARCGRRGVAGAVWPAQYGRRGVAGEVWPARCGRRGVAGAVWPARCGRRLNSIDDDNDEDDGEADEDDGEAGEDDEGEADEDDEGEADEDDEGEADEDDEGEADEDDEGEADEDDEGEADEDDEGEADEDDGEADEDDEDDEADEDDEGEADEDDEDDEADEDDEGEADEDDGEADDDDEADEDDDEADDDDEADEDEGEADEDDGEADDDDKADDDDEADEDDGEADEDEGEADEDDEGEADEDDEGEADEDDEGEADDDDDEDEGEADEDDGEADDDDEADDDDEADDDDDEADEDDEGEEADEGEEADEGEEADEGEEADEGEEADEGEEADEGEEADEGEEADEGEEADDGEGEADDDDDEADEDDDEADEDDDGEEADGDDDGEEADEDDEGEEADEDDESEEADEDDEGEEADDGEAADDGEEADEDDEGEADEDDEVEADEDDEVEADEDDEVEADEDDEGEADEDDEGEDDEGEDDEGEDDEGEDDEGEDDEGEADDGEADDDDEAGEDDEGEADEDDEGEAGEDDEGEADEDDEGEDDEGEDDEGEDDEGEDDEGEADDGEAGEDDEGEADEDDEVRRMRMMKVRRMRMMKVRRVRMMKVRMMKVRMMKVRMMKVRMMKVRRMMVRRMMMMRRADEDDEGEDDEGEDDEGEDDEGEADDGEADDDDEADEDEGEADKSDDD; this is encoded by the exons ATGTATCGCCGGAGGCGt ACGGAGAATAATGGCGTCAGAGAACCATATCTGAGAAGATTAAGACCAGACGTGCTTTCTGAGAAGGCGCGGTGTGGCCGGCGTGGTGTGGCCGGCGAGGTGTGGCCGGCGTGGTGTGGCCGGCGAGGTGTGGCCGGCGCGGTGTGGCCGGCGCGGTGTGGCCGACGCGGTGTGGCCGGCGAGGTGTGGCCGGCGCGGTGTGGCCGGCGCGGTGTGGCCGGCGCGGTGTGGCCGGCGCGGTGTGGCCGGCGAGGTGTGGCCGGCGCGGTGTGGCCGGCGCGGGTGTGGCCGGCGCAGTATGGCCGGCGAGGTGTGGCCGGCGAGGTGTGGCCGGCGCGGTGTGGCCGGCGCGGTGTGGCCGGCGCGGTGTGGCCGGCGCAGTATGGCCGGCGAGGTGTGGCCGGCGAGGTGTGGCCGGCGAGGTGTGGCCGGCGCGGTGTGGCCGGCGCGGTGTGGCCGGCGCGGTGTGGCCGGCGCCTTAActcaatt gatgatgataatgatgaggatgatggtgaGGCGGATGAGGATGATGGTGAGGCGGGTGAGGATGATGAAGGTGAGGcggatgaggatgatgaaggtgaggcggatgaggatgatgaaggtgaggcggatgaggatgatgaaggtgaggcggatgaggatgatgaaggtgaggcggatgaggatgatgaaggtgaggcggatgaggatgatgaaggtgaggcggatgaggatgatggtgaggcggatgaggatgatgaggatgatgaggcggatgaggatgatgaaggtgaggcggatgaggatgatgaggatgatgaggcggatgaggatgatgaaggtgaggcggatgaggatgatggtgaggcggatgatgatgatgaggcggatgaggatgatgatgaggcggatgatgatgatgaggcggATGAGGATGAAGGTGAGGCGGATGAGGATGATGGTGAGGCGGATGATGATGATAAggcggatgatgatgatgaggcggATGAGGATGATGGTGAGGCGGATGAGGATGAAGGGGAGGcggatgaggatgatgaaggtgaggcggatgaggatgatgaaggtgaggcggatgaggatgatgaaggtgaggcggatgatgatgatgatgaggatgaaggTGAGGCGGATGAGGATGATGGTGAggcggatgatgatgatgaggcggatgatgatgatgaggcggatgatgatgatgatgaggcggatgaggatgatgaaggtGAGGAGGCGGATGAAGGTGAGGAGGCGGATGAAGGTGAGGAGGCGGATGAAGGTGAGGAGGCGGATGAAGGTGAGGAGGCGGATGAAGGTGAGGAGGCGGATGAAGGTGAGGAGGCGGATGAAGGTGAGGAGGCGGATGAAGGTGAGGAGGCGGATGATGGTGAAG GTGAggcggatgatgatgatgatgaggcggatgaggatgatgatgaggcggatgaggatgatgatggtgaGGAGGCGGATGGGGATGATGATGGTGAGGAGGcggatgaggatgatgaaggtGAGGAGGCAGATGAGGATGATGAAAGTGAGGAGGcggatgaggatgatgaaggtGAGGAGGCGGATGATGGTGAGGCGGCGGATGATGGTGAGGAGGcggatgaggatgatgaaggtGAGGCGGATGAGGATGATGAAGTTGAGGCGGATGAGGATGATGAAGTTGAGGCGGATGAGGATGATGAAGTTGAGGcggatgaggatgatgaaggtgaggcggatgaggatgatgaaggtGAGGATGATGAAGGTGAGGATGATGAAGGTGAGGATGATGAAGGTGAGGATGATGAAGGTGAGGATGATGAAGGTGAGGCGGATGATGGTGAggcggatgatgatgatgaggcgggtgaggatgatgaaggtgaggcggatgaggatgatgaaggtGAGGCGGGTGAGGATGATGAAGGTGAGGcggatgaggatgatgaaggtGAGGATGATGAAGGTGAGGATGATGAAGGTGAGGATGATGAAGGTGAGGATGATGAAGGTGAGGCGGATGATGGTGAGGCGGGTGAGGATGATGAAGGTGAggcggatgaggatgatgaggtgaggcggatgaggatgatgaaggtgaggcggatgaggatgatgaaggtGAGGCGGGTGAGGATGATGAAGGTGAGGATGATGAAGGTGAGGATGATGAAGGTGAGGATGATGAAGGTGAGGATGATGAAGGTGAGGCGGATGATGGTGAggcggatgatgatgatgaggcgg gcggatgaggatgatgaaggtGAGGATGATGAAGGTGAGGATGATGAAGGTGAGGATGATGAAGGTGAGGCGGATGATGGTGAggcggatgatgatgatgaggcggATGAGGATGAAGGTGAGGCGGATAAGAGCGATGATGATTGA